In Actinoplanes octamycinicus, the genomic window TGCGCGACCAGGGCGCCCTTGGCGTCCCACAGCAGCGCGGTCTCGTCCATCCGGCCGCCGGTCACCTGCGCCGAGCGCATCGTCATCCGCAGCGGGCCGGGGGCGGGCAGCCGCCGGACGTAGGCGGTGAGGCTGATCGTCGGAGCCCACCCCTGGATGCCCAGCGCCAGCGACACCGGCGGGCTCGGGTCGAGCGCGACGAGCAGGCTCAGCGGATCCCAGTCGGTGCCGTCGGCGAGGCGCAGGTGACCGCCGACCAGGCCGTCCTTCGACGGCCGGCCCATCGCGAAGCCGAGGCCGGCCGGGTCGAGGCGGTGCTCGACCACGTCGAGCAGGTGGACCGGGAACGCGGCGCCGGGCGGGTTCGACGGCAGGTGCAGGCACTCGTCCTCGGCCGGCAGCTCCGGCGCCGGCAGGCCGGTCCACCAGGGTGCGGCGTCGTCCAGGACGCCCTGGGTGACCAGCGACTCGGCGCACGGCTCGCCGCCCTGCAGCAGCCGGGCCCGGTACTGCGCGGTGCTGCGGCCGGCCCGCAGCAGCTCCACGGCGACCGTCGCCTCGCCCGGCTGCGGCGGCCGCAGGAACGTGGTGGTCATCGCGATCGGGTGCGGATGCGCGTCGCCGGCCGCCCCGGCGACGGCCCGGGCGACGACCGCCATCAGGTACCCGCCGTGCAGCTTGTCGCCGACCGCCCACTGCGGGTCCAGGTCGGCGCGGAAGCCGTCAGCGGTCGGCTGGACGGCGGTGGCCTCGGTGAAGCTGTGCATGCCGCCACCCTAGAGGCCGCTCGATCACGGTGCCGGGCCGAGCTCGCTGATGTCGTACCCGTCCGGGTAGCTCTTGGCCCGCAGCCCGTCGGCGAACCGCGGCACCGTGCGCGGCCGCCCCAGATGGCGCAGCGCCAGGGCCCGGCCGCGCAACCCGAGATGCACCGCGGCGCGGATCGGCCAGGACGGCTCCGGCACTCCGGTCGCGGCCCGCAACCGGTCGTCGTAGAGGGCGCTGAGCAGCGCGTCCTTGAGCCCGCCGGGCGTGACCAGCAGCACCCGGGTGGCCCGCTCGATCGCGGCGGCCGGCGCGTTCGGCACCAGGTGCTCGGCGTCGTAGGTGTCGAACCAGGACTCCAGCTCGGGCAGGGTGTCCGGGATGCCGGTCACGCCCATCCGCCGGCCCAGCTCGGCGTAGAACCGGAACGTCGCGCGGCGCTCGTGGCAGCACGGGCGGCGCCAGGCGTACCGGTCCAGCCAGCGCAGCGGGATCACCACACAGCAGGCCAGCACGTAGCGGTACTCCGCGGCGGGCATGTCCCGGTACGGCCGGTGGATCTGGTTGATCCGGCGGACCGCCGCCCGGCCGCGCGGATGGTCGAAACCGTGCAGGATCATCTCGTACATCAGCAGTCCGGTGTCGTCGCGCCGTTTCTGCGCGCGCTCGGTCAGCTCCCCGGTCCCGGCCAGCACCGCGGCCACCGCCGGCGTCGAGAACGACCGGTTGAAGCCCAGGTTGAGGCCCAGTTTCATGTCGAACGGGAACTCCACCAGCAGCATCTGCCGGTAGATCTCCTCGAAGTCGACCTCCGGGTCGAGGGACTGGATCCGTCGAAGGTTGTCATACCGGCGCCGCATGCGACCCCACCTTAAACACTGCGTCGGAAAGCCGACGAGGGCGGTGCCGGCCCGCGCCAGTGGATAAATAGCGGCTGATGTCCGACGGGTTCCTCACCCGGCAGATCTCTGGGACGCTGCTGGTGGTTGCCCGTCGCCGTGGTACTGCTGGGAGGTTGCCGCCCGTGGAGACAACCGGCTGGATGTGGACGGTCACCCTGGTCGGTCTCGGCGCCCTGGTGCTGCTCGACCTGGCCATGGTCGCGCGGCGGCCGCACGAGCCGTCGCTGCGCGAGTGCACGTTCTGGGTGGCCGGCTACATCACCCTCGCCCTGCTGTTCGCCGGCTTCGTCTGGCTGCGCTGGGACGGCGAGGCCGCCGGGCAGTACCTGGCCGGCTGGCTCACCGAGTACAGCCTGTCGGTCGACAACCTGTTCGTCTTCGTGATCATCATGTCCCGGTTCCGGATCGAGCGCCGCTACCAGCAGAAGGTGCTGCTCGTCGGGATCATCCTGTCGCTGCTGCTGCGCGGCGCCTTCATCGCCCTGGGCGCCGCCGCGATCAGCCGGTTCACCTGGGTGTTCTACATCTTCGGCGGCTTCCTGATCTACACCGCGGTCCGGATCTTCGGCTACGACAACGACGAGCCGGAGTTCACCGAGAACCTGATCATCCGCTGGGCCCGCCGGGTGCTGCCGATGACCGGCACCTACCA contains:
- a CDS encoding thioesterase family protein, with translation MHSFTEATAVQPTADGFRADLDPQWAVGDKLHGGYLMAVVARAVAGAAGDAHPHPIAMTTTFLRPPQPGEATVAVELLRAGRSTAQYRARLLQGGEPCAESLVTQGVLDDAAPWWTGLPAPELPAEDECLHLPSNPPGAAFPVHLLDVVEHRLDPAGLGFAMGRPSKDGLVGGHLRLADGTDWDPLSLLVALDPSPPVSLALGIQGWAPTISLTAYVRRLPAPGPLRMTMRSAQVTGGRMDETALLWDAKGALVAQAVQLAAVRP
- a CDS encoding TerC family protein produces the protein METTGWMWTVTLVGLGALVLLDLAMVARRPHEPSLRECTFWVAGYITLALLFAGFVWLRWDGEAAGQYLAGWLTEYSLSVDNLFVFVIIMSRFRIERRYQQKVLLVGIILSLLLRGAFIALGAAAISRFTWVFYIFGGFLIYTAVRIFGYDNDEPEFTENLIIRWARRVLPMTGTYHGARLTTRDALGRRRLTPLIVVFIAIGTTDVIFALDSLPAIFGLTDEPYLIFTATVFAMMGLRQLYFLLGGLLDRLAYLSIGLGIVLGFIGVKLVLQALSENNLPFVNGGRPVGWAPHISIGVSLSVIAGTLALTAIASLIKARLDASAKVPR
- a CDS encoding oxygenase MpaB family protein; this translates as MRRRYDNLRRIQSLDPEVDFEEIYRQMLLVEFPFDMKLGLNLGFNRSFSTPAVAAVLAGTGELTERAQKRRDDTGLLMYEMILHGFDHPRGRAAVRRINQIHRPYRDMPAAEYRYVLACCVVIPLRWLDRYAWRRPCCHERRATFRFYAELGRRMGVTGIPDTLPELESWFDTYDAEHLVPNAPAAAIERATRVLLVTPGGLKDALLSALYDDRLRAATGVPEPSWPIRAAVHLGLRGRALALRHLGRPRTVPRFADGLRAKSYPDGYDISELGPAP